In Populus nigra chromosome 10, ddPopNigr1.1, whole genome shotgun sequence, the following proteins share a genomic window:
- the LOC133705460 gene encoding plastid-lipid-associated protein 6, chloroplastic-like: MASVSSPLHPPVFSLSPPPPAAKCKLPSKVHTVQRTSPTPHETRTGRDSSYTHHRQRSVVLRSALDEIYVLDPPPSSPYEEGKTEPIASLKLKLLSVVSGLNRGLAASEDDQQKADAAAKDLEAAGGLVDLSKDIDKLQGRWKLIYSSAFSSRTLGGSRPGPPTGRLLPITLGQVFQRIDVLSKDFDNIVELELGAPWPLQPVEVTATLAHKFELIGSAKIKITFEKTTVKTTGNLSQLPPLEVPRIPDALRPPSNTGSGEFEVTYLDADTRVTRGDRSELRVFVLS; the protein is encoded by the exons ATGGCATCTGTAAGCTCTCCACTTCACCCTCCtgtattttctctctccccTCCTCCTCCTGCTGCAAAATGTAAACTTCCCAGCAAAGTTCACACTGTACAAAGAACTTCACCAACTCCACATGAAACTCGAACAGGACGTGACAGTTCTTATACACACCATCGACAGCGAAGTGTTGTCTTGAGGTCAGCTCTTGATGAAATTTATGTTCTGGACCCACCTCCGTCTTCGCCATATGAAGAGGGAAAAACTGAACCCATTGCTTCACTGAAACTCAAATTGCTG AGTGTTGTTTCTGGCCTGAACAGAGGTCTTGCTGCTAGCGAAGATGATCAACAGAAGGCAGATGCTGCCGCCAAGGATCTTGAAGCTGCTGGAGGACTAGTCGATCTCTCAAAGGATATCGATAAGCTGCAAGGGAGATGGAAGCTTATTTATAGCAGTGCATTCTCATCTCGCACCCTAGGTGGAAGTCGTCCTGGACCTCCCACTGGAAGGCTGCTCCCCATAACTCTTGGTCAG GTCTTCCAAAGAATCGATGTCCTAAGCAAAGATTTTGACAACATCGTAGAACTCGAACTAGGAGCTCCATGGCCCCTACAACCTGTTGAAGTGACTGCCACATTGGCCCACAAATTCGAACTCATAG GATCGGCaaagattaaaataacattcgagaaaacaACTGTTAAGACAACCGGGAATTTATCACAACTTCCACCCTTAGAAGTACCTCGAATTCCAGATGCATTAAGGCCCCCATCTAACACTGGAAGTGGTGAATTTGAAGTTACCTACCTTGATGCTGACACTCGTGTCACAAGAGGAGATAGAAGCGAGCTTCGAGTTTTTGTACTATCGTGA
- the LOC133705459 gene encoding kinesin-like protein KIN-10A has protein sequence MAPTPSSSSSSSSKSNHPHLLKTPQSKHRLNFSSTRTPSLNPSPNPNSTVKETPQDHPIEVISRIRDYPDKKEKPNSILQINPDNQTLRVRADIGYRDFSLDGVSFSEEEDLDSFYKKFVESRITGVKLGAKCTIMMYGPTGSGKSHTMFGCSKQPGIVYRSLKDILGGGEEGSEGGDGEKIRIGTFVQVTVLEIYNEEIYDLLSTNSGGGLGIGWPKGGSGSKVRLEVMGKKAKNATFISGNEAGKISKEIQKVEKRRIIKSTLCNERSSRSHCMIILDVPTVGGRLMLVDMAGSENIDQAGQSGFEAKMQTAKINQGNIALKRVVESIANGDSHVPFRDSKLTMLLQDSFEDDKSKILMILCASPDPKEIHKTICTLEYGAKAKCIVRGPHTPIKDKVGAGDSSAVILGSRIAAMDQFIYKLQMESKLREKERNEAHKQLMKKEEEVAALRALIEEKGSSASEEEINIKVSERTEELKLQLEKKLDECQRMAEEFVELERRRMEEKILQQQQEVEMLRRRLEEIEFELCHSKGENSGVNGPRDIDGSGFARRLMGVYADEDPGMVKSMDLDMGDQDAFVRDVKLVGTSAHQSSNIGIQSLSGYPHISTLNQVVDHGVFAPTYGDKVCLSTVFEEEEVEEEEHKVEDEEVEKEVIEVKRIVDVSSPVIKFGAGSLMSSPLKFEAHNDGSEDRHSVSGPVNEHENSKDPASSRLLRIQNIFTLCGNNRELCQQFRTPPPAKKRVADTDSQTPPPILTDGEDYALKSSNKENSPPLQKNVPVMECGKNHSDMIASKENYNPLIGSNDSQIEVHVKWEASKGNNGKFITTLKVLKDATLADLRKLIEIYLAADNQAFTFLVLGDPGGAPVPREKESTVQAIKLPICNNQSYGYLACLRPAKGTQGSNRLPATPLPLTPVENKLPLTPMPCLSQQAVDLSPKLAAHLNSTPFITLRRR, from the exons ATGGCCCCTAcaccctcttcttcttcttcttcctcttctaaaTCGAATCATCCACACCTCTTAAAGACACCGCAATCAAAACATAGGTTAAATTTCTCTTCCACAAGAACCCCAAGTCTTAATCCATCTCCAAACCCTAACTCCACCGTCAAAGAAACCCCTCAAGACCACCCGATCGAAGTAATTAGCAGAATACGAGATTATCCTGACAAAAAAGAGAAACCCAATTCCATCTTGCAAATAAACCCCGACAATCAAACTCTTCGTGTCCGTGCAGACATCGGGTACCGAGACTTTAGCCTTGATGGGGTCTCTTTTTCTGAAGAAGAAGACCTCGATTCCTTTTACAAGAAGTTCGTGGAGTCGAGGATTACTGGGGTTAAATTGGGTGCAAAATGCACGATAATGATGTATGGTCCTACTGGTTCTGGGAAAAGTCATACAATGTTTGGCTGCTCGAAGCAGCCAGGCATTGTCTATCGATCTTTGAAGGATATTttaggaggaggagaagagggAAGTGAAGGGGGTGATGGGGAGAAGATACGAATTGGCACTTTTGTGCAAGTTACAGTTCTAGAGATTTATAATGAAGAAATTTATGATCTTTTGTCAACTAATAGTGGGGGTGGACTTGGAATCGGGTGGCCTAAGGGCGGCAGTGGATCCAAG GTAAGACTTGAAGTAATGGGAAAGAAGGCAAAAAACGCGACTTTTATTTCTGGAAATGAAGCTGGGAAGATTTCAAAAGAGATCCAGAAAGTTGAGAAGCGAAGGATAATTAAGAGCACGCTTTGCAATGAGCGAAGTTCAAGGAGTCATTGCATG ATAATCCTTGATGTTCCCACAGTAGGTGGCCGGCTTATGCTTGTGGATATGGCAGGGTCAGAAAATATTGACCAAGCAGGCCAAAGTGGTTTTGAAGCTAAAATGCAG ACAGCAAAGATCAACCAAGGGAATATAGCATTGAAGAGAGTGGTTGAATCTATTGCTAATGGAGATTCTCACGTACCTTTCAGAGATAGCAAGTTGACTATGCTGCTCCAA GATTCTTTTGAAGATGACAAGTCAAAAATTTTGATGATTCTGTGTGCAAGTCCAGACCCGAAAGAAATACACAAGACAATCTGCACGCTTGAATATGGAGCAAAAGCAAAATGTATTGTCCGTGGCCCTCATACACCGATAAAGGATAAAGTTGGTGCTGGAGATTCTTCTGCTGTCATCTTAGGATCAAGGATAGCAGCCATGGACCAGTTTATCTATAAACTACAAATGGAGAGCAAGCttagagaaaaggagagaaatgaaGCTCACAAACAGCtaatgaagaaagaagaagaagttgctGCACTGAGAGCACTTATTGAAGAGAAGGGGTCTTCAGCAAGTGAGGAGGAGATAAACATAAAAGTGAGTGAGCGTACAGAAGAACTGAAACTTCAGTTGGAAAAGAAGCTGGATGAGTGTCAAAGAATGGCTGAAGAGTTTGTTGAGTTGGAGAGGAGGAGGATGGAAGAAAAGATACTTCAACAGCAGCAGGAAGTTGAGATGCTGAGAAGGCGCTTGGAAGAAATTGAGTTTGAGCTATGTCATTCAAAGGGTGAAAACAGTGGTGTGAATGGTCCTAGGGACATTGATGGCAGTGGCTTTGCCAGAAGATTGATGGGGGTTTATGCTGATGAGGACCCTGGGATGGTGAAATCGATGGATTTAGACATGGGTGATCAAGATGCGTTTGTTCGTGATGTGAAATTGGTTGGCACATCTGCTCACCAATCTAGCAACATTGGAATCCAAAGCTTGTCTGGTTATCCTCATATAAGTACTTTGAATCAGGTGGTTGATCATGGAGTATTTGCACCAACATATGGTGATAAAGTGTGTCTTAGCACTGTGTTTGAGGAAGAAGAGGTAGAAGAGGAGGAACACAAAGTGGAAGATGAAGAAGTGGAGAAAGAAGTAATAGAGGTGAAGAGGATTGTTGATGTGTCCAGTCCGGTGATCAAATTTGGTGCTGGCTCCTTGATGTCTTCTCCTCTGAAGTTTGAGGCACACAATGATGGGTCAGAGGATAGGCACTCAGTTTCAGGGCCAGTAAATGAGCATGAGAATTCGAAAGATCCAGCCTCTTCGAGACTATTAAGAATCCAGAACATATTTACACTTTGTGGGAACAACAGAGAGCTTTGTCAACAATTCAGAACTCCTCCACCTGCAAAAAAgagggttgcagatactgattcCCAAACACCTCCTCCAATTTTGACTGATGGCGAGGATTATGCTCTCAAGAGTTCAAACAAGGAAAACTCACCACCGCTACAGAAAAATGTGCCTGTGATGGAATGTGGGAAAAATCATTCTGATATGATAGCTTCAAAGGAGAATTACAACCCTTTAATAGGAAGTAATGATTCACAGATTGAAGTGCATGTGAAATGGGAAGCTTCTAAAGGAAACAATGGGAAGTTCATCACTACACTTAAGGTTCTGAAGGATGCGACACTTGCTGACCTGCGGAAGCTGATTGAAATCTATCTTGCTGCAGACAATCAAGCATTCACTTTTCTTGTGCTTGGG GATCCTGGTGGAGCACCAGTTCCAAGAGAGAAAGAGTCGACGGTACAGGCCATCAAACTCCCCATTTGCAACAACCAGTCCTATGGCTACTTGGCTTGCTTGCGACCAGCCAAGGGAACCCAAGGTTCGAATCGTCTCCCAGCAACCCCTCTTCCATTGACACCGGTGGAAAATAAACTACCACTGACCCCAATGCCTTGCTTGTCACAACAAGCTGTTGACTTATCTCCCAAACTAGCTGCACACCTGAACTCTACTCCCTTCATCACTCTTCGAAGGCGCTAG
- the LOC133704457 gene encoding CRIB domain-containing protein RIC5-like, with amino-acid sequence MTTKVKGLLRGLRYISQIFDEKEQEMQIGFPTDVKHVAHIGCDGPSATNAPSWMNEFNSPPELLCLTSNSKEEEKSLSTDPPAEDTIQTEKPRHRSRRSSGSASSLLNSPDRRSTDSSRNSRHQASSCTGSPLNSPRGTDAPKSYRRHRSSNKSMDSPKGESSGTNRISRRQKNSSLGAESPTHDQPSIPKHSRGRKSKGSPGSGSSKSKEKKSSKEAVPFSDPGSGGCESINGRKNIASQLSSVLEAYEEEG; translated from the exons ATGACAACCAAAGTGAAAGGTCTTTTGAGAGGTCTAAGATACATTTCACAAATATTTG ATGAAAAGGAACAAGAAATGCAAATTGGATTTCCTACAGATGTAAAGCATGTTGCTCACATTGGATGCGACGGTCCATCTGCAACAAACGCACCAAGCTGG ATGAATGAGTTTAACTCTCCTCCAGAACTTTTATGTTTGACTTCAAATtctaaagaagaagagaagagccTTTCAACAGATCCACCCGCAGAAG ACACAATTCAGACTGAAAAGCCGAGGCATAGGTCAAGGCGCTCATCAGGCAGTGCGAGCTCACTTTTAAATTCCCCAGACCGAAGGAGCACCGACTCATCTAGGAATTCCAGGCACCAAGCCTCTAGCTGTACGGGTTCACCTTTAAATTCCCCCCGCGGCACTGATGCGCCGAAGAGTTATAGGCGTCACCGCTCTTCGAACAAGTCAATGGACTCTCCAAAAGGAGAATCATCGGGGACCAACCGAATCTCAAGACGGCAAAAGAACTCAAGTCTTGGAGCTGAATCTCCTACTCATGACCAGCCCTCCATCCCAAAACATTCTCGTGGAAGAAAGTCCAAAGGATCACCAGGCAGTGggtcatcaaaatcaaaagaaaagaagtcttCAAAAGAAGCGGTTCCTTTCTCAGATCCTGGATCTGGGGGTTGTGAATCTATAAATGGAAGGAAGAACATTGCAAGCCAACTAAGCTCTGTTTTGGAAGCCTATGAAGAAGAGGGATGA